Proteins encoded together in one Ignavibacteriota bacterium window:
- a CDS encoding T9SS type A sorting domain-containing protein, with amino-acid sequence MKLGGPPLRQLALRAAILACACLWGFSSEAPGQNLRPRIFNLTERLLAGAPNILAPTSMVLDTRRGLVYASARGYNPIATFEIYGGRRRFLTLAAPDSLRGTLRLLHVNPRSGALLAVAQPIADRPERMYVIHPQDPQARFQVRFDAGAGAFMAVATDPDVDRLFVSMGRRHILVLDGSSLLPVDSIDAGFETAGIAVDSVHQRLYIAQRAPVDRVTRMLVVSTVTLERVRDTEYETEDVFDRVVVDPGTQRSALYGGGRMRFMDAFGRPAGEVRISGDIGDAVAVPQFNSFWFFRIAAVDEQGLHGRFGKVYRWNFVLNSLDSVVLGLDAQRLVYYPATREIAVLNPGSSTIDVLYAGDLSLRRTLSMGHSLEDVLLSGDGRTLYVANALGSGYTVTLFETRSDAVNVMRAGPWPVRLIRDPATHEVILLNHFQNTLRFVDSTLFIAADTLLLSNVFENRTNALPSLAINPNGFALLTLPEQASMVLVQTAARRVLRTERISWYRFTGEDGAGALQAAFTSDGLRFGVLALRSRTLGMYRTDRSGVQRSMDLTGFDWSRIAPFAHECLRTGRNANELVVGPYVINIDSGTIDSLRVDGPILQLGCDEFSWAVQYGEQSMELLRSDTQAGDPLFRDAIRFHLDEAATHPDVVRLDVYRRALILGYEQDARVLVYDLPRTTRVTAPPQENVMTVELYPNPVRRSDEVVLHLNLQGVPNVNDARVSIHDMLGRCVATGTLHGTAVEMDLPGVKPGIYTLVIRTGLVQFSHRLVVSP; translated from the coding sequence ATGAAACTAGGAGGTCCACCACTACGGCAGCTTGCCCTGCGCGCGGCGATTCTCGCGTGTGCCTGCCTCTGGGGCTTTTCAAGCGAAGCGCCGGGGCAGAATCTTCGTCCGCGAATATTCAACCTGACCGAACGTCTGCTCGCCGGCGCGCCAAACATACTCGCCCCGACCTCGATGGTGTTGGATACACGGCGCGGTTTGGTGTATGCCTCGGCGAGGGGATACAATCCCATCGCCACGTTTGAAATATATGGAGGCAGACGGCGGTTTCTGACACTCGCCGCACCCGATTCGCTGCGGGGAACCCTTCGGCTCCTGCATGTGAATCCACGATCCGGAGCGCTGTTAGCGGTGGCACAACCAATAGCCGACAGGCCAGAGCGCATGTACGTGATACATCCGCAGGATCCGCAAGCACGTTTCCAGGTGCGTTTTGATGCGGGTGCTGGTGCGTTCATGGCCGTGGCAACCGATCCGGATGTCGACCGGCTTTTTGTATCGATGGGACGCCGGCATATCCTTGTTCTGGATGGGAGTTCATTACTTCCGGTCGACTCGATTGACGCGGGTTTCGAAACGGCCGGCATCGCGGTGGACAGCGTGCACCAACGCCTGTATATCGCGCAACGCGCGCCGGTCGACCGTGTCACGCGAATGCTGGTCGTCTCGACGGTGACGCTGGAACGTGTGAGGGACACCGAATACGAGACGGAGGATGTTTTCGACCGGGTCGTCGTGGATCCGGGCACACAACGCTCCGCGCTGTATGGCGGAGGCCGCATGCGGTTTATGGATGCCTTCGGCCGTCCGGCCGGCGAGGTGCGTATCTCGGGCGACATCGGCGATGCGGTCGCTGTCCCGCAATTCAACAGCTTCTGGTTCTTCCGCATCGCGGCGGTGGACGAGCAGGGGCTTCATGGCCGTTTCGGAAAAGTGTACCGATGGAATTTCGTTCTAAACTCGCTTGATTCCGTGGTGCTCGGACTCGATGCGCAGCGCCTCGTCTATTATCCCGCAACGCGGGAAATCGCGGTGCTGAATCCGGGATCCTCGACCATAGATGTGCTCTATGCGGGCGATCTTTCGCTGCGCAGAACATTGTCCATGGGTCACAGTCTCGAAGATGTTCTGCTTTCGGGCGACGGCCGTACTCTGTACGTGGCAAATGCTCTCGGGTCGGGATACACCGTGACGTTATTCGAGACTCGTTCCGACGCGGTGAACGTGATGCGTGCCGGACCGTGGCCTGTTCGTCTGATCCGTGACCCAGCGACGCACGAGGTCATCCTGCTGAATCATTTCCAGAACACGCTGCGTTTTGTCGATTCCACGCTGTTTATCGCCGCGGACACGCTTCTGTTATCAAACGTATTCGAGAACCGCACCAACGCACTCCCGTCGTTGGCGATAAATCCCAACGGTTTTGCCTTGCTCACGCTGCCTGAACAGGCGAGCATGGTGCTCGTTCAAACAGCGGCACGCCGCGTTCTGCGGACCGAACGAATCTCATGGTACAGATTCACTGGCGAAGACGGAGCCGGAGCACTTCAAGCCGCATTCACTTCTGATGGCCTGCGATTCGGTGTGCTGGCGTTGCGGAGCCGGACGCTCGGCATGTATCGGACCGACCGAAGCGGAGTACAGCGCAGCATGGATCTTACCGGTTTCGACTGGTCGAGGATAGCGCCATTTGCGCATGAGTGTCTTAGAACGGGACGAAACGCGAATGAACTCGTTGTAGGCCCATACGTGATCAATATTGATTCAGGCACCATCGATTCACTTCGTGTGGATGGCCCAATTCTCCAGCTTGGATGCGACGAATTCAGTTGGGCGGTTCAATACGGTGAGCAGTCGATGGAATTGCTTCGAAGTGATACACAGGCCGGGGATCCGTTATTTCGCGACGCCATTCGATTCCATCTCGACGAAGCTGCGACGCATCCTGATGTTGTCCGTCTCGACGTGTACAGACGGGCTCTCATTCTTGGGTACGAGCAGGATGCGCGTGTGCTGGTCTATGATCTGCCCCGGACTACACGTGTGACGGCACCTCCGCAGGAAAATGTAATGACAGTTGAACTGTATCCGAATCCCGTGCGGCGAAGCGATGAGGTCGTGCTCCATCTCAACCTCCAGGGTGTACCGAACGTGAATGACGCCCGTGTTTCCATCCATGACATGCTCGGGCGGTGTGTCGCGACCGGAACGCTTCACGGAACCGCCGTCGAGATGGATTTGCCCGGCGTCAAACCCGGCATTTATACGTTGGTGATACGCACCGGTCTCGTGCAATTCTCGCATCGATTGGTCGTTTCCCCCTAG
- the lepA gene encoding elongation factor 4, whose product MQYVRNFCIIAHIDHGKSTLADRLLEATGTITKRDLVVNQVLDDMDLEQERGITIKLHAIQMKYMHTDGNEYTLNLIDTPGHVDFAYEVSRSLNACEGAILVVDATQGVEAQTISNLYLAIEAGLEIIPVVNKVDLASAMVDTVSQGIVDLIGCSKDDIIPASAKSGIGIEEILSAVVDRVPPPKGDAEAPLQALIFDSVFDPYRGAIVYMRVVQGTIREGDRIRFMYNGKEFEAEEVGVLLMKKKRTGSLSAGDVGYLIAGVKDVADTNVGDTITHAKKPALEPLPGYKEVKPMVFSGIYPTVSEEYEELRDALAKLRLNDSSIMYEPETSAALGFGFRCGFLGLLHMEIVQERLEREFNQTIINTVPNVEYIVVLASTLERVVIDNPTLLPDGGKIDHVEEPFITAQIITPTEYLGNIMKLCMDRRGVYLNTTYIDPTRADVHYELPLSEIIFDFYDKLKSVSRGYASLDYEFKEYRESDLVKLDILLNGEPVDALSSIVHRTKSYDWGRRYCSKLKELIPRQMFEVVIQAAIGNKVIARDVVKPMRKNVTAKCYGGDITRKRKLLEKQKEGKRRMKQVGSVEIPQEAFLAVLSMEQ is encoded by the coding sequence ATGCAATACGTCCGCAACTTCTGCATCATAGCCCATATTGATCACGGCAAGTCCACTTTAGCGGACCGCCTGCTCGAGGCAACGGGCACGATCACAAAACGCGATCTTGTTGTCAATCAGGTACTCGACGACATGGATCTCGAGCAGGAGCGCGGCATCACCATCAAGCTGCATGCGATCCAGATGAAATACATGCACACCGACGGGAATGAGTACACGCTGAACCTCATCGACACACCGGGGCATGTGGATTTCGCCTACGAAGTTTCCCGTTCTCTGAACGCATGCGAGGGTGCCATCCTCGTCGTCGACGCAACACAGGGCGTTGAAGCGCAGACAATCAGCAACCTGTACCTTGCCATCGAGGCCGGACTCGAGATCATCCCTGTCGTAAACAAGGTGGATCTCGCGAGCGCCATGGTCGACACCGTCAGCCAGGGTATCGTGGATTTGATCGGCTGCTCGAAGGACGACATCATTCCCGCCAGTGCCAAATCGGGTATTGGTATCGAAGAGATCCTCAGTGCCGTCGTAGACCGCGTGCCGCCGCCGAAAGGTGATGCCGAAGCGCCGCTGCAGGCGCTGATTTTCGACTCAGTCTTCGATCCCTACCGTGGTGCCATTGTGTACATGCGTGTAGTGCAGGGCACGATCCGCGAAGGCGACCGCATCCGATTCATGTATAACGGCAAGGAATTCGAGGCCGAGGAAGTGGGCGTCCTTCTGATGAAGAAAAAACGTACCGGCTCGCTCTCAGCCGGAGACGTGGGATACCTCATCGCAGGGGTGAAGGACGTTGCGGACACGAATGTGGGCGACACGATCACTCACGCAAAAAAACCGGCCCTTGAACCGCTGCCCGGCTACAAGGAAGTGAAGCCGATGGTTTTCAGCGGAATCTATCCGACGGTGAGCGAAGAGTACGAGGAGCTGCGCGACGCGCTGGCCAAACTGCGGCTCAACGATTCATCCATCATGTATGAGCCCGAGACGAGCGCCGCGTTGGGTTTCGGCTTCCGCTGCGGTTTTCTCGGTTTGCTGCACATGGAGATTGTGCAGGAGCGGCTGGAGCGCGAGTTCAACCAGACGATCATCAACACGGTTCCCAACGTCGAGTACATCGTGGTGCTTGCCAGCACACTCGAACGTGTTGTCATCGACAATCCGACGCTCCTGCCGGACGGCGGCAAGATCGATCATGTCGAGGAACCGTTTATCACCGCGCAGATCATCACACCCACCGAGTACCTCGGCAACATCATGAAGCTGTGCATGGACAGGCGCGGCGTGTATCTCAACACGACGTACATCGATCCCACCCGCGCCGATGTGCATTACGAGCTGCCCCTCTCCGAAATCATTTTCGATTTCTACGACAAACTGAAATCCGTGTCGCGCGGATATGCCTCTCTCGACTACGAGTTCAAGGAGTACCGCGAATCGGATCTGGTGAAGCTCGACATCCTTCTGAACGGCGAGCCGGTCGATGCTCTCTCGAGCATTGTACACAGGACAAAATCCTACGATTGGGGACGCCGCTACTGCTCGAAGCTCAAGGAGCTGATCCCGCGCCAGATGTTCGAGGTTGTGATTCAGGCGGCGATAGGCAACAAGGTGATCGCGCGCGATGTGGTCAAACCGATGCGCAAGAATGTGACAGCCAAATGTTACGGCGGCGACATCACCCGCAAACGCAAGCTGCTCGAAAAGCAGAAGGAAGGGAAGCGGCGCATGAAACAGGTCGGCAGCGTCGAAATTCCGCAGGAGGCCTTCCTCGCGGTCTTGTCGATGGAGCAATAA
- the lepB gene encoding signal peptidase I, protein MLKLKDSKAAPSKDKKPAAPPLPLGKRVWEFFKSIFVALAAVIVLNSFVVQSFQVPTGSMENTVMAGELLFVNKFLYGGSSPQAVPLLGLLAGKEVEIPWFRVPGFRDPERGDVIVFIFPGYRDDAKAREFQYYLKRCVAVSHDTIQVVDKRLLINGKPFDNPIGVHYTQGVLPKEFVDGDIFPVGKPWNRDNYGPIVVPGEGDVIQLTPENIGEWNTFIRREGHEVSVSGGMITIDGKPATSYTVERDYVFGMGDNRDDSLDSRFWGFIPKEHVIGTPMIVYMSWSPDIPLFNLFKKLGSIRFGRIGKIIG, encoded by the coding sequence ATGCTGAAACTCAAGGATTCGAAGGCCGCACCGTCGAAGGACAAAAAACCGGCCGCGCCTCCTCTGCCGCTCGGAAAGCGCGTGTGGGAGTTTTTTAAAAGCATCTTTGTGGCCCTCGCGGCTGTCATTGTGCTGAATAGTTTCGTGGTGCAGTCGTTCCAGGTTCCGACGGGATCGATGGAAAACACGGTCATGGCAGGCGAACTTCTGTTCGTCAACAAATTCCTCTATGGCGGATCCTCGCCGCAGGCCGTGCCCCTGCTCGGTTTGTTGGCCGGCAAGGAAGTGGAAATTCCCTGGTTCCGTGTACCGGGATTTCGCGACCCCGAGCGCGGCGATGTCATCGTCTTCATCTTTCCCGGCTATCGTGATGATGCAAAGGCGAGGGAATTCCAGTATTACCTGAAGCGCTGTGTCGCGGTGTCGCACGACACCATACAGGTGGTCGACAAGCGCCTCCTCATCAACGGGAAACCGTTCGACAATCCGATCGGTGTACACTACACGCAGGGGGTTCTTCCGAAAGAGTTTGTGGACGGCGATATTTTCCCGGTCGGAAAACCGTGGAACCGTGACAATTACGGTCCCATCGTCGTGCCGGGCGAGGGTGATGTGATTCAGCTCACACCCGAAAATATCGGCGAGTGGAATACCTTCATCCGCCGTGAGGGACACGAAGTCAGCGTGTCCGGTGGTATGATCACCATCGACGGGAAACCGGCAACATCCTACACTGTCGAAAGGGACTACGTCTTCGGCATGGGAGACAATCGTGATGATTCCCTCGACAGCCGATTCTGGGGATTCATCCCGAAGGAACACGTGATCGGAACACCAATGATCGTGTACATGTCATGGTCGCCGGATATCCCGCTCTTCAATCTCTTCAAGAAACTCGGATCGATCCGCTTCGGGCGTATTGGAAAAATTATCGGATGA
- the lepB gene encoding signal peptidase I, whose translation MTAADAPEADPKTVEHDEETPPRRSRTKEYLRILMYAFFCALLIKVFFVEAFGIPTPSMEGTLLVGDYLFVNKFAYGLNSPRTVPLTSIRLPHTTLLPGYTEPARGDVIVFEYTGGAAAVDQPNAVHYVKRCVAVPGDTLEIAGKRVYVNGIVQQPPATALFAGYALKKGETEEGIFPRGLPYNRDWWGPVVVPYKGMRIELTLANVDQWRLFIEREGHSIRFTTDGRIEIDGSNSALYRVENDYFAVLGDNRDNSEDSRSWGYVPRKNIIGKAMFIYWSWDSTIPLSQPFDLLGSVRWSRIFSGVL comes from the coding sequence ATGACGGCTGCGGACGCGCCCGAAGCGGATCCAAAAACCGTCGAGCATGACGAGGAAACTCCGCCACGGCGTAGTCGGACAAAAGAATACTTGCGCATACTCATGTATGCATTCTTCTGCGCGCTGCTCATCAAAGTGTTTTTTGTCGAGGCCTTCGGTATCCCGACACCGTCGATGGAGGGCACGCTGCTCGTAGGTGACTATCTCTTTGTCAACAAATTCGCGTACGGTTTGAATTCGCCCCGCACCGTGCCCCTCACCAGCATCCGCCTCCCGCATACGACACTGCTGCCGGGTTACACCGAGCCGGCCCGCGGCGACGTCATCGTTTTTGAATACACAGGCGGCGCGGCAGCGGTAGACCAGCCCAATGCGGTGCATTATGTGAAGCGATGTGTCGCTGTGCCCGGAGACACCCTTGAGATCGCGGGGAAACGGGTGTATGTAAACGGCATCGTGCAGCAGCCGCCCGCAACGGCCCTCTTCGCTGGATACGCTCTGAAGAAGGGTGAAACCGAGGAAGGTATTTTTCCTCGTGGCCTCCCGTATAACAGGGATTGGTGGGGTCCGGTCGTAGTCCCATACAAGGGTATGCGCATCGAGCTCACCCTTGCGAATGTGGATCAGTGGAGACTGTTCATCGAGCGCGAAGGACACTCGATCCGCTTCACCACCGACGGGCGCATTGAAATCGATGGAAGCAACAGCGCGCTTTACCGTGTCGAAAACGATTATTTCGCGGTGCTGGGCGACAATCGCGACAACAGCGAGGACAGCCGCTCGTGGGGATATGTGCCGCGTAAGAACATCATCGGCAAGGCGATGTTTATCTATTGGTCCTGGGACTCGACCATTCCGCTCTCGCAGCCTTTCGACCTGCTCGGATCCGTGCGCTGGAGCCGCATTTTTTCCGGCGTCCTGTAG
- the hemW gene encoding radical SAM family heme chaperone HemW: MPALYVHVPFCEKKCVYCDFYSIETETRYDDFVALLVREIELRAAWERQQHPGATGDAAAHIGAARQDTLSASHCTSIFFGGGTPSLLSPQQLGSILAALRSHFPVTHDAEITVECNPGTVANDKLAGYRALGVNRLSFGVQSFHDDDLRFLSRIHTAREAEDGIALAHAAGFENVNLDLMFSLPGQTPERWMYNLERARALGTTHLSCYSLTVERGTPLAGMVDRGEVQVAGEESDAMLFEITMDTLGAWGFRHYEVSNYALPGYECLHNLAYWRHDQYYGFGPSAHGALRDRREWNARSLAAWSEALRRGTLPVAGGEHLDASILRSEYVYLRLRSEGIDLAEFHMRFGCDFLADNSPAAQRLLDEGLLQIIDGRISLTRKGFLVCDEISASVG; this comes from the coding sequence ATGCCTGCGTTATATGTCCATGTGCCCTTCTGTGAAAAGAAGTGCGTCTATTGTGATTTCTATTCGATAGAAACGGAAACACGATACGACGACTTCGTCGCACTCCTCGTCCGCGAAATCGAATTGCGCGCGGCATGGGAGAGGCAACAGCATCCGGGTGCAACGGGCGACGCCGCGGCACACATTGGGGCCGCAAGGCAGGATACACTCTCGGCCTCTCACTGCACATCGATTTTTTTCGGGGGTGGCACACCCTCGCTGTTATCGCCGCAGCAACTCGGATCCATACTCGCGGCACTCCGAAGTCACTTTCCCGTGACGCACGATGCCGAAATCACGGTTGAATGTAATCCCGGTACTGTGGCGAACGACAAGCTCGCGGGGTATCGCGCGCTCGGCGTCAACCGGCTCAGCTTCGGGGTGCAATCTTTCCATGATGATGATCTTCGTTTTCTGAGCCGCATCCATACGGCGCGCGAGGCGGAGGATGGTATTGCGCTGGCGCATGCGGCGGGCTTCGAGAACGTGAACCTCGATCTCATGTTTTCTCTGCCCGGCCAAACGCCCGAACGGTGGATGTACAACCTCGAGCGTGCTCGCGCGCTCGGCACCACACACCTGTCGTGTTATTCGCTGACCGTTGAAAGGGGAACGCCGTTGGCAGGAATGGTTGATCGCGGCGAAGTACAGGTCGCGGGCGAAGAGAGTGATGCGATGCTCTTCGAGATAACGATGGACACGCTCGGGGCTTGGGGCTTCAGACACTACGAGGTGTCGAATTACGCCTTGCCGGGGTATGAGTGCCTGCACAATCTCGCCTACTGGCGTCATGATCAATATTATGGATTCGGGCCTTCAGCCCACGGTGCATTGCGGGATCGCAGGGAATGGAATGCGCGGAGCCTCGCGGCCTGGAGTGAAGCACTGCGGCGCGGGACACTGCCGGTCGCGGGCGGAGAGCATCTCGATGCGTCGATCCTGCGCAGCGAATATGTGTACTTGCGTCTGCGCAGTGAGGGCATCGACCTGGCTGAATTTCACATGCGTTTCGGTTGCGATTTTCTTGCCGACAATTCTCCGGCGGCACAGCGTCTGCTTGATGAAGGCCTGCTGCAAATCATTGATGGACGGATCTCTCTCACGCGCAAGGGATTTCTCGTTTGTGACGAAATATCCGCATCCGTCGGATAA
- a CDS encoding magnesium transporter, with amino-acid sequence MNAADLHQSILDVARTDAATLRSDLTIRQALDEVREHGIGEKIIYFYVLDVDGILRGVLPTRRLLTAALDQRVSDVMIPRVITLPAHATVLDACEAFVMNKFLALPVVDDHNRIVGVVDVGLLSEEAFDLAEREQMDAIFETIGFNVSQVRDASVLRGFRFRFPWLLATIASGTICAVLVGAFEATLAQSLVLAFFMTLVLGLGESVSIQSMTVTIQALRSVKPSIRWYMRALRRELGTALILGLVCGVTVGGIVLVWRGDIPAAAGIGSSVLIALTAACFFGLTIPTVLHAMRLDPKIAAGPLTLALADVCTIVAYFAVASMIL; translated from the coding sequence ATGAACGCCGCCGATCTCCATCAATCCATCCTCGATGTGGCGCGCACAGACGCAGCCACCCTCCGTTCGGACCTGACCATTCGCCAGGCGCTCGATGAAGTACGCGAGCATGGCATCGGTGAGAAGATCATCTACTTCTACGTGCTGGACGTGGATGGCATTCTCAGGGGCGTGCTCCCGACGCGCCGGCTACTGACCGCGGCGCTCGATCAACGGGTGTCGGACGTTATGATCCCGCGTGTGATCACCTTGCCCGCGCACGCAACGGTGTTGGATGCATGTGAGGCCTTCGTCATGAATAAATTCCTCGCGTTGCCCGTGGTGGATGATCACAACCGCATCGTGGGAGTTGTTGATGTGGGCCTGCTCAGCGAGGAAGCGTTCGACCTGGCGGAACGCGAACAAATGGACGCCATCTTTGAAACCATCGGATTCAATGTCTCACAAGTACGTGATGCGTCCGTCCTGCGCGGATTCCGTTTTCGCTTTCCCTGGCTGCTCGCCACAATTGCAAGCGGCACTATCTGTGCAGTGTTGGTTGGCGCATTCGAAGCCACACTCGCGCAGAGTTTGGTGCTGGCGTTTTTTATGACCTTGGTACTCGGACTCGGAGAGAGTGTCAGCATACAATCCATGACCGTCACGATTCAGGCGTTGCGGTCTGTGAAACCGTCGATACGCTGGTATATGCGCGCGCTCAGGCGTGAGCTGGGAACCGCATTGATTCTGGGACTCGTGTGTGGTGTGACAGTTGGAGGTATCGTCCTTGTATGGCGCGGGGATATTCCCGCTGCAGCAGGTATCGGTTCGAGCGTGCTGATTGCGTTGACTGCGGCATGCTTCTTCGGTCTCACCATACCCACGGTGCTGCACGCCATGCGCCTCGATCCCAAAATTGCAGCCGGTCCACTGACACTTGCCCTCGCCGACGTCTGCACCATCGTTGCCTATTTTGCAGTCGCCTCGATGATTTTGTAG
- a CDS encoding DNA adenine methylase → MRGWNYRPIGCETRILSAESYRGTRYLYRARDSQVSSISTEGVKYAGSKRLLIPHILALAGKTGARSVLDGFSGSTRVAQAFAKTGYRVEANDIAEWSRIFGTCYLLNKREPGAYTELLAHLNAIPPEDGWFTEHYGGDPENEDAEKKKPWQKKNTRRLDGIRNEIERLQLDYVEKAVALTSLMLALDRVDNTLGHFVSYLREWSPRSYGDLVLHEPAIFTQREEHRVHQCDIFEVAPRSEVDIAYYDPPYGSNNEKMPPSRVRYAAYYHLWTTVCLHDKPPLFGAAARRGDTRDTGSSSVFESFRRDEAGRYSAVEAIGRVLQTTRAPWVLLSYSSGGRASAEELFELISHAGTLHEVRRIEHHRHVMSAMTWTGDWARGLSQPHTEYLFLLKR, encoded by the coding sequence ATGCGCGGATGGAATTATCGACCTATCGGCTGTGAGACCCGGATTTTATCTGCTGAGAGCTATCGGGGCACACGGTACCTATACCGCGCGCGTGATAGTCAGGTGAGCAGTATTTCCACTGAAGGCGTAAAATATGCCGGATCAAAACGGCTGCTGATCCCCCATATCCTCGCACTTGCCGGCAAAACAGGAGCGCGATCTGTACTCGATGGATTTTCGGGATCGACACGTGTCGCGCAGGCATTTGCAAAAACCGGCTACCGCGTTGAAGCCAACGATATTGCCGAATGGTCGAGAATATTCGGGACATGTTATCTGCTCAACAAACGAGAGCCGGGCGCATACACGGAGCTGCTCGCTCACCTTAATGCCATTCCGCCGGAGGACGGGTGGTTCACAGAACACTATGGTGGTGACCCCGAGAATGAGGATGCAGAGAAAAAGAAACCCTGGCAGAAAAAAAACACACGCCGTCTCGACGGCATCCGAAACGAAATAGAACGATTACAACTGGACTATGTGGAGAAAGCAGTCGCGCTGACAAGCCTCATGCTTGCACTCGATAGAGTGGACAACACGCTCGGACATTTTGTATCGTACCTCAGGGAATGGTCTCCTCGATCGTACGGAGACCTCGTCCTCCATGAACCCGCCATTTTCACGCAGAGGGAGGAGCATCGGGTTCATCAGTGCGACATTTTCGAAGTGGCTCCCAGGTCCGAAGTGGACATCGCGTATTACGATCCGCCGTATGGCTCGAACAACGAGAAAATGCCGCCGTCGCGTGTGCGATACGCGGCGTATTATCATCTCTGGACCACGGTGTGCCTCCACGACAAACCGCCCTTGTTCGGTGCGGCGGCTCGTCGTGGCGATACGCGCGACACAGGATCATCGTCCGTATTTGAGAGCTTCCGTCGTGATGAAGCGGGCCGGTATTCCGCGGTCGAAGCCATCGGTCGTGTGTTACAAACCACGCGGGCGCCCTGGGTGCTTCTGTCGTACAGCTCGGGCGGACGCGCTTCAGCAGAAGAGCTGTTCGAACTTATCTCACATGCGGGCACGCTGCATGAAGTCCGCCGTATTGAACATCATCGGCATGTTATGTCAGCCATGACGTGGACCGGTGACTGGGCACGCGGCTTGTCGCAGCCACACACGGAGTATCTCTTTCTTCTCAAACGATGA
- a CDS encoding serine hydrolase translates to MKHRGGALSRVLLLMPAICVVLVGVITADLRAQSGDAFLAQRLQAVLDSVRAAQGIHGISASVLMNGRAMWQGCSGESHDGRAITSDMQFGIGSNSKLFTAAVVLKLQERGLLDVDDSLHTWLPRYRNIDTTITLRQLLNHTSGLADVNNVPGYPDTILANPDRVFTREEVLRWVGPPHFAAGTSWEYSNTNYILAGMIAEKVAGRPFHTLLHEYILSPLSLDSTFFPVDDTVAGTIARPWTNGTDISSTPRNSLLSAAWCAGAMYSNSSEMAQWYQALFLGGALTDASLREMTTFVGSGRYGFGIAEKQLGQRTIFAHGGSIRGYTSQMFYDTTLRAVICVLTNDLPAAAPLVAQQLLAALIRGTATGMCVPASSDPTLGLYPNPARGLVHMHRGSETFRRAVLIDAAGRIQYHECADGIIDLSAVRPGFYLLRAIGAHGTYTARVIVR, encoded by the coding sequence ATGAAGCATCGAGGCGGTGCCCTCTCACGCGTCCTCCTGTTGATGCCGGCGATATGTGTTGTTCTTGTTGGCGTGATCACCGCGGATCTGCGCGCGCAGAGCGGCGATGCTTTTCTGGCGCAACGCCTTCAGGCCGTGCTCGACAGCGTGCGTGCAGCGCAGGGGATTCACGGAATAAGTGCGAGTGTTCTCATGAACGGGCGTGCAATGTGGCAGGGATGCAGCGGGGAGTCGCATGACGGACGCGCCATCACTTCGGACATGCAATTCGGCATTGGGAGCAACAGCAAACTGTTCACCGCTGCTGTTGTGCTGAAGCTGCAGGAACGAGGACTGCTCGATGTGGATGATTCTCTCCATACATGGTTGCCTCGGTATAGGAACATCGATACCACCATCACGCTTCGTCAACTGCTGAATCACACAAGCGGCCTCGCCGATGTTAACAACGTGCCCGGGTATCCCGATACCATTCTCGCGAATCCAGATCGCGTGTTTACGCGGGAAGAGGTTCTGCGATGGGTTGGTCCCCCGCATTTTGCGGCCGGCACTTCGTGGGAATACTCAAATACGAACTATATCCTCGCAGGGATGATAGCAGAGAAGGTTGCGGGACGTCCTTTTCATACACTGCTCCATGAGTACATCCTCTCGCCGCTTTCGCTCGACAGCACTTTTTTTCCTGTGGACGACACTGTTGCGGGTACCATCGCCCGGCCGTGGACGAACGGGACGGATATCTCGTCCACTCCCCGCAATTCGCTGCTCAGCGCCGCGTGGTGTGCCGGAGCGATGTATTCAAATTCCAGTGAAATGGCGCAGTGGTATCAGGCGTTGTTCCTGGGGGGCGCACTCACCGATGCATCTCTTCGAGAGATGACCACGTTTGTGGGCTCCGGTCGATACGGTTTTGGTATCGCGGAGAAACAGTTGGGGCAACGCACCATCTTCGCACATGGGGGAAGCATCCGTGGCTACACATCGCAGATGTTTTATGATACAACACTGCGTGCCGTCATTTGTGTGCTCACGAACGATCTGCCCGCCGCAGCTCCGCTGGTAGCGCAGCAGCTTCTCGCCGCGCTGATCCGCGGTACCGCCACCGGCATGTGCGTTCCTGCTTCCTCGGATCCAACACTGGGATTGTATCCAAATCCAGCTCGCGGCCTTGTCCACATGCACCGTGGAAGTGAGACGTTTAGACGCGCCGTGCTTATCGATGCAGCAGGCAGAATACAATACCATGAATGCGCGGATGGAATTATCGACCTATCGGCTGTGAGACCCGGATTTTATCTGCTGAGAGCTATCGGGGCACACGGTACCTATACCGCGCGCGTGATAGTCAGGTGA